The following are encoded together in the Actinomycetota bacterium genome:
- a CDS encoding DUF3662 and FHA domain-containing protein: MPNLRDFERRLGGLVEGLFSKTFRSGVQPVELAKRLIKEMDAGRTVGVNEVWAPNHFEFSLSAGDHERLEHAGTAIAKELGSVIRENASERGWGLVGPPEVTFEVDERLKKGDIRCVATLVEGPERVEPATAPAPTLVIREDGVERTVTLTGETTTIGRLPQCEVALADRGASRRHAQIRVKDGAATLTDLGSTNGTEVNGHSVQSAALDDGDRISIGTTVLVFRRGSA; the protein is encoded by the coding sequence GTGCCCAACCTCCGCGATTTCGAACGACGTCTGGGGGGCCTCGTGGAGGGCCTCTTCTCCAAGACGTTCCGGTCCGGCGTGCAGCCGGTCGAGCTGGCGAAGCGCCTGATCAAGGAGATGGACGCCGGACGCACGGTGGGCGTCAACGAGGTCTGGGCGCCGAACCACTTCGAGTTCTCGCTCTCGGCCGGCGATCACGAGCGACTCGAGCACGCCGGGACCGCGATCGCGAAGGAACTCGGATCCGTGATCCGCGAGAACGCGAGCGAGCGCGGGTGGGGGCTGGTCGGACCTCCCGAGGTGACCTTCGAGGTCGACGAGCGGCTGAAGAAGGGCGACATCCGCTGCGTGGCGACGCTCGTGGAGGGGCCGGAGAGGGTCGAGCCCGCCACCGCGCCGGCGCCGACGCTCGTGATCCGTGAGGACGGCGTCGAACGCACCGTCACGCTCACCGGCGAGACGACGACGATCGGCCGGCTCCCCCAGTGTGAGGTGGCCCTCGCCGACCGCGGAGCGTCGAGGCGTCACGCTCAGATCCGCGTGAAGGACGGCGCCGCCACCCTCACCGACCTCGGCTCGACCAACGGCACCGAGGTCAACGGCCACTCGGTCCAGAGCGCCGCCCTCGACGACGGCGACCGCATCTCGATCGGGACGACCGTGCTCGTGTTCCGCCGGGGGTCCGCTTGA
- a CDS encoding FHA domain-containing protein, with protein sequence MLRLVAQSVTPFALSALKYGLFALLLLFIWRAMRWAVRGLSVETATRSSRRSARKGGAAAEPAVPPGPSAVVIHAEGAKPRTVPVSGNMVMGRAPECELSLDDTFISQQHARLFAKNGSWYVEDLGSTNGTYVNDQRLAAPAMVQPGDRVRVGTTVLELRR encoded by the coding sequence ATGCTTCGCCTGGTCGCGCAGAGCGTGACGCCGTTCGCGCTGTCGGCGCTGAAGTACGGCCTCTTCGCGCTGTTGCTGTTGTTCATCTGGCGTGCCATGCGCTGGGCAGTGCGGGGTTTGAGCGTCGAGACGGCGACACGCTCGTCGCGCCGCTCCGCGAGGAAGGGCGGAGCCGCGGCCGAGCCGGCCGTGCCACCAGGTCCGTCGGCCGTCGTGATCCACGCCGAGGGCGCGAAGCCACGCACGGTGCCGGTGAGCGGCAACATGGTGATGGGCAGAGCGCCCGAGTGCGAGCTGTCGCTCGACGACACGTTCATCTCGCAGCAGCACGCCCGTCTGTTCGCGAAGAACGGGTCCTGGTACGTCGAGGACCTCGGCTCCACGAACGGCACGTACGTGAACGATCAACGCCTCGCCGCGCCGGCGATGGTGCAGCCGGGCGACCGCGTGCGGGTCGGCACCACCGTGCTGGAGCTCCGGCGATGA
- a CDS encoding Stp1/IreP family PP2C-type Ser/Thr phosphatase, with translation MRIEVGAATDIGRVREVNEDAYLVEDPLYAVADGMGGHRGGDVASSLALETVESLFREREGSLADQVREANRAVHERSVADRKVSGMGTTLTAVMVEDGNARFAHVGDSRAYLLRAADLRQVTSDHTLVARMVKAGEISPEEAAVHPHRNVVTRSIGTEPTVAVDEDTVPLLDGDRLLLCSDGLTSMVQEEQIQAILEAEPDPQRAADRLVKAANRAGGIDNITVLVLDAHAEDGDPPPGELPKISRRPSAARLVVGTLVTIVVVVGALFAVRAYIDRQWYVGDADGRVAVFRGIPARPLGITLSNVDTQTEIPSDEVVALVIYRDLPDGISAESREDAFAIVERMRTDVEDQVQPVDGGGSG, from the coding sequence ATGAGGATCGAGGTCGGCGCCGCCACCGACATCGGCCGCGTCCGCGAGGTGAACGAGGACGCCTACCTGGTCGAGGACCCCCTGTACGCGGTCGCCGACGGCATGGGCGGACACCGGGGCGGCGACGTCGCGTCGAGCCTCGCCCTCGAGACGGTCGAGTCGCTCTTCCGGGAACGGGAGGGCTCCCTCGCCGATCAGGTGCGCGAGGCGAACCGAGCCGTGCACGAACGGTCGGTGGCCGACCGCAAGGTCAGCGGCATGGGCACCACCCTGACGGCCGTGATGGTCGAGGACGGGAACGCACGCTTCGCCCACGTCGGCGACAGCCGCGCCTACCTGCTGCGAGCCGCGGACCTGCGGCAGGTCACGAGCGACCACACCCTCGTCGCGCGCATGGTGAAGGCGGGCGAGATCAGCCCCGAGGAGGCCGCCGTGCATCCTCACCGCAACGTCGTGACCCGCTCGATCGGTACCGAGCCCACGGTCGCCGTCGACGAGGACACCGTGCCGTTGCTCGATGGCGATCGGCTACTGCTCTGCAGCGACGGCCTGACCTCGATGGTCCAGGAGGAGCAGATCCAGGCGATCCTCGAGGCCGAGCCCGATCCGCAGCGCGCCGCCGACCGCCTCGTGAAGGCGGCGAACCGTGCCGGCGGCATCGACAACATCACGGTGCTGGTGCTCGATGCACATGCCGAGGACGGCGACCCGCCGCCGGGCGAGCTCCCGAAGATCTCGAGACGACCGAGCGCCGCGCGGTTGGTCGTCGGCACGCTCGTGACGATCGTCGTGGTCGTCGGCGCCCTGTTCGCGGTGCGCGCCTACATCGACCGTCAGTGGTACGTGGGCGACGCCGACGGACGAGTCGCGGTGTTCCGGGGCATCCCAGCGCGGCCGCTCGGCATCACGCTCAGCAACGTCGACACGCAGACCGAGATCCCCTCCGACGAGGTCGTCGCGCTCGTGATCTATCGCGACCTTCCCGATGGCATCAGCGCCGAGAGCCGTGAGGACGCGTTCGCGATCGTCGAGCGGATGCGCACCGACGTCGAGGACCAGGTTCAGCCCGTCGACGGAGGCGGCTCCGGGTGA